The Streptomyces sp. NBC_01142 genomic interval CGCCGACGTGACCTCGCTCGTACAGTCCTGGGCATCGGCGAAGGCACCGCAGTCGGGTATGGGCCTGAGCGCCGCCGACGAGTCGGCGGTGGCGCAGTGGAAGCGGGTCAACTCGGCCAACGCCACCAGCAACCCGCCCAAGCTGACGGTCACGTACAACTTCCGTCCCCGTTCCGGCAACAACCGGCAGGCCGGTCCTCCGTTCGTCAAGGACGCCTCGGGCACCTGGCAGGTCAACACCACCACGCCGACGCTGCGGGACACCTTCTCCGACAAGGACGGCGACCGTATCAACGGCACGTTCGAGGTCGTCGAGGCAGCAACAGGCAAGCGTGTGGGCGACTATCTCGTCTCGCCCTACGTGGAGTCCGGGCGGGCCGCGGCCGTGACCCTGCCCGACGGTCTGCTGAAGGACGGTACGACGTACCGCTTCCGCACCAGCCCGTACGACGGCACCCACTTCAACAACGCCTGGTCGGACTGGGCCACCTTCACGGTCAGCACGGGCCGCAGGCCCGGCGGTCTGCCGGACATGCCGCAGGCCCTGGAGTCGGGTGCGACGCGGACGCTCACCCCCCTGCTCTCCGGTCTGGTCTCCAGCCCCGAACAGGGGCGTGTGCGGGCCGAGTTCGTACTCCGTGACGCCGACGGCAAGCCGCTGCCGGGTGTGACGGTCCCCGAGGCGTGGGTGGACAGCGGCCACCGTGCGGCGGCCCGGATACCCGAGGGTGCTCTGCGCGACGGAACCACCTACCTCTGGGCGATGCGCGCCTGCACCGGCCTGGGCTGCTCGGCCTGGTCGTACGAGCAGGAGTTCACCGCCACTGCCGGACCGGGGCCGAAGGCGCCCGAGACCACCTCCGTCACCCTCACCGGCGCCTCCCTCGACGATGCCACCGTGGCCGTCGGCGAGCAGGCGTGCACGTCCGGCGGCTGCCCGGCCGCGAGGGACACCCGGCTGCCGCTCGGCGGCGGCTCCGGTGCCGAGCGGACCGCCTGGCTCAAGCCGGATCTCAGCAAGGTGCCCGCGGGGGCCCGGGTCACCCGAGCCCGTCTTGTCCTCACCCCCGCCGAGTGCGGCACGGGAACCTGCGCGCAGCGGCCGGTCGAGATGTACCAGTTGCACGAGCCCTGGGCCGCCCCGCAGAACGGCACCGGCCTGCTGAGCGTGCTGGACGACGCCCCGTTCACCGACGCGGCGCTCCCGGACGGTCAGGACCTCGCTCCGGTCGTACAGTCCTGGCTGGAAGCCGGGGCGGGCGAGGGCCTGGCCCTGCGGCTCCCGTCCGCGGACCGCGACTCCACCGTCTCCTACCACTCCAGCCGCACTCCGGACGCCGCGAAGCGACCGCAGCTGGTGATCGACTACATGGCGCCGGCCGCGCCGGGCGCGCCGCAGGACCTGCGGACGACCGCCGGTGACGGCGGGCTGCTGGCGACGTGGAACGCGCCGCTGGACCTGGGTTCGGCGACCGACGGCGCCGAGTACACGGTGGTCGTCAAGAAGGAGGACGGGAGCGAGGCCGCGAAGGCCACCACCCGCGACCCCCACCTCGTGGTGAGCGGACTGCAGAACGCCACCGCCTACCGGGTGGCCGTGTCGGCGCGTACGCCGCACGGTACGAGCCCGGTCATCACCTCGGAACCGAAGACCACCGCGGCGGTACCCGCCGGCGCGGCCGTGTACCGGGAAATCGTGCAGCAGTACGTCGATGCGCGCGGCGCCCTCCTCAGCAACACGCACCCGACGGCTGCCGCCGCCGTGGCGGCGAGCTCCCGCGGGGCCTCGTTCCAGGATCTGCTGGGTGCCCAGGCCGCGGACCTCATCGGATCCCGGGAGGCGCTGTCCCGGCACGGGCAGCGCTACACGGACATGGCCACCAAGCTGTCCGACGTCCTGGTGGGCGTCGACGAGAGCGGCACGGTGTTCCTGCGCGCGGCCCTCGACGAGACGGCTGTACTGACGGCCAAGGACTCCACCGGCGAGCCCGAGGAGGGACGACGGGAGCAGCGGTTCACCTTCAGCACCAACAGCGGCGCGCCGATCCTCCACCTGGAGGCCGACGCTCCCGCGGCGGAGACCGTCCTGTCGGCCTCGGCGTCAGCGTCGGCGGAGAACGGGCTGGACGTGACCGACGACGCCGAGGGCCCGATCAGCGAAGTGCCCGAAGAGCCGATCGAACTCGACGCGGACGGCTTCCCGGTCGAGGAGGCGGCCCCCGTGGCCGCCACGCGCGTCAAGCGTGCCGCGGTCTCCGGTTCCGGAACGGTCAAGTGGGCATCGCGCAACGCCAACACCAAGTGGGAGTACGGCCAGGACTGCACCAACTTCGTGTCGAAGGCCCTCTACTACGGTGGTGGGATGAAGACTCGTTCCGGCGGGCGCAAGCACGACCGCGCCTGGTGGCAGCAGTACTTCTTGTTCGGCACGGTCAAGAACAAGAGTTACACCTGGGCCGGCGCCGAGAACTTCCGCCGGCACATGATCAACTACCGCGGCGCCACGTACGTCAAAAGCGTGTACGCGAAGCCCGGGGACATCGTGCTCTTCAAGTGGAAGAAGGAGCGCGGGTACAACCACGTGGCCATCGTGGAGCGCAACAGGCACGGGCTCCAGCTGCTCCAGCACGGCAACAAGAACAGGACCAGCCTCGCCGCCGCCATCCTCCGATACCGCAACAAGCCGAACTACATCGAGCGGGTCATCATCCTCCGCCCGAGGTCAAGGAACTGATCATGCCGCTGAGGACGAGGCTGCCCGGCTTCGCCGCGGCCGCCGGAGTGCTGGGTGTACTCCTGACGGGCTGTTCGCCGGACGAGTCTCTGAACTACCAGAGCGACTACAGCAATCACGAGCCGCTGCATGTCGTCGGCTATCCCTCCACGGGGAGCCTCGACATGGTGCAGCAGGCCGTCTGGCGGCTCGCCGACGGTGACGCCGAGGCGCTGGCAGCCCTCGCCGTGGACGACGCCTCCGCCGACGCCACGGCGCGCAACTGGGTCAAGGCCTTCGGCGCCGCGGCCAAGGGCGAGGTGACGGCGGACTTCTACGACGAGGGCTCCGTACGGCAGGTCGTGGTCCTGTACTTCGCCAAGAGCGGCCAGATCAAGGAGATCGAGGCGCGCATCGGCGAGGACGACGCCTGGGGCCTCACACTCGCCGAGACCGATCCCGCCGAGGCGACGGCCAAGCCCACCTGGGCGCCGGCCAAGCCCGGAGGATCCGGCTCTCGTACGGCGGACAAGTAGCCGCACGGCAACCATCGAGGGACCGCACACCCGGCGCACGCCGCCGGGTGTGCGGTCCCTTCTTCCGTCGGATGCCGTGGAACTGACGGCACGGGCTGTTGCAGCTTCCGCGCAGGGTGCGGCGCTTCCGCCGGGATCACCGTCCGGCCGGTGGACACGACTGGCTCTGTACACGAGAACGGACAGCAGTCGTGCAGCGCTACGGGAGGCACTTGGGGGCCCAACCTGAATCGAACAGTTCACGAGTTTCGACAGCGCCGGTGAAGCGGGGCCATCATCGCTCCGAGTCTCGGGCGCGGCGCTCAGTCCCACCAGCCGTCGCCGGAATGCCAGCGCTGCACCCACTGCTCGAAGCCCCAGGCGTCGTCCCCGGGCACCGGGCCGGCGCCTACGTCGGACACCATCCAGACCTCGCCCCGGCGAGGCCCCGTGGTCACCAGCACCCAAAATGACTGCCCGTCCTCCGATCCGAGCACGATCGACCCCTGGGTGTACACGGCATCGATGCGCGGATCCTCCTCGGGATCGACGTTCTCGTCGTCCTCCCACGGCCAGGCTGCCTCCAGGGGGAACGGTTCCCCGGGATGCCGCGGGCCGAGGTCGGGCCAGCCGGCGGGCAGCCAGCCGAGCGGCTGGAGGCCGCCGTCTTCTGCTGGGCCGAAGCTGCACCCGTTGCTGATCTCGGCAACAAAGGTCCGGTACGGCTCCGGAAGGGTCGTCTTGTTCTCGGACTCCCAGGCTGCAACGGCTTCATGCCCGAGAGCAGGTTCGCGCCACTCCGGCGCGAACGCAGCGCCCAAGAAGTCGAGCGTGGCCTCGTCCGGGGGCTGATCAGGTGTGGTCGTCACGGCAGGATGCTCGCAGAAGCGGCTGACACTCTGATCTCCGGGTCCCTCCCGCCTGTTGGCCGTTGCGGGGTCTGTCTGCGATCGAGTGCTGTCCGTTCTCGTGAACATCGAACACGCACCATTGGCGGCGGCTCCCGAAGTGGTGAACATCCGCTGTCCGTTCTCGGGTTCTGGCTCTACTTCCGTGAAACTGACACGTTGAGTGACGGCTCACGCCCGCAACGGTCTCGGGAAGTTGCCTGAAAATGATCAGCGACGAAGCTCGTGTCGAGCCAGCGCGTGCCCAAGGCTGCGAGTTGTCGGCGGCCCTGGATGATGTCGGCCATCCCGCCCCCGCCTGTGGTGACGCCGCCGCGCGGCTTGGGTGCGGGGAAGGGCGGCATGTCCTGTCGGCACGTCGTTCCGGCCGGCGGGAGGGTGCCGTCGATGAGGTAGCGGCTCTCGTGGGCCTGGATGCAGCTGCTGGGGTTGAGCAGTGCCGTGTGCCCGTGCCCGCTGTTGGTGAGCAGGCGGGCGTCGGCCAGTTCTCGGGTCATGGCCTTCGTGCCCGAGTAGGGAGTGGAGGGGTCGTAGATGGTGCCGACCACCAGGATGGGATGCGCTGTCGGCTTGTTCCACGGTCCGCGATAGGGGTTGGCGGCGACTCCCGGCCAGTCGGCACACACCACGGCAGCCCAGGCCCAGTGGCGTCCGGTGTCGCCCGCACGGGCGGCGCTGGCCTCCTCCAGGACGTGGTAGGCAGCGGGGTCACGCGGGTTGGGGCTGTCGCCGCAGAACACCGCACCGGCCTGTTCTTCGCCCAGGTACGGACTCGGATCCGGGACCGCTGGGGCGGGTGGGAGCGGGGACGGCTCCGGGGCGCGGCCCTGCCACAGGCTCTGCAGTCCGCCGGCGACGTCCGTCCATCGGGGGTGGACGACGTAGAAGCCGCTCACCATGTCACTGACCGTACGGGCATAGGTCCACTCGCCCACGGGATGCTCCCGGAGGCGCTTCATCAGCTGGTGGTACTTGTCCCGGGTCGCTTTCGGGCTGCCGGCGGAGAAGGCGCAGCGGGCGGTGGTAGTGGACCCGCACAGGGTGAGGAACTGGTCCAGGGTTTCTGCCGCGGCGCGGTCCGAACCCAGGCGCAGCATTGCCGTGGACCGGGGGGCCTCGTTGGACCCATGGTTCGTCCAGGCCTGCGGATCCCAGTCGCTGTCGAGGACCATGGCGCGGACGTTGCCGGGGAAGAGGTTGGCGTAGGTAGCGCCCAGGAAGGTGCCGTAGGAGATCCCGTAGTAGGTGAGCTGTGGGTCACCCACTGCCTGCCGGAGCTGGTCGAGGTCGCGAGCGGTGTCGGCGGTCGACACATGGCGCAGGAGCTCGGGGTCACGCTGCTGACAGCGCCGGCCCAGATCCTTGTACGCAGCGATGTAGGTCTTCCGCTCCTGTTCGCCCACCGGGAAGCCTGCCGGTTTGCTCGCATTCCAGGCGGCGGCTTCCTCGGGACTCGCGAAGCAGTTCACCGCGGTGCTGTTGCCGATCCCGCGGGGGTCCCAGCTGACGATGTCGAACCGCTCCCGCACCTCCCGCGGGAAAGACTCGTAGTTCTGCGGCATCTGCACTGTTCCGGGCCCGCCGGGGCCGCCGGGGTTGAAGAACAGGGTGCCAATGCGCCGTCCGGGGCCGGTTGCCTTCCGTTTGACGACTGCCAGTTCGATGGTGCGGCCGCGGGGGGTGCGGTAGTCCAGCGGCACCTTCGCGGTCGCGCAGTCGAACGGGCTGCCCTGAAGGCAGGGTCTCCAGTCCAGCTTCGGGGCGGGCACCGAAGGTGTCGGAGTACCGCCGGCGACGGCGGGGTTCGGCCCGATGAACACCGTCGAGCAGGCCACCACCGCGGCAACGACCGCGGCGCAACTCCGACGGCCTGCTATCGGTGCAGATATGTGCATGTCTTGTCCTTCCACGACTGCGCGCGACGCGCCCGTGCGCCGGACGTCGGCACGCATCTGTGTCAACAACACCGCGGTCCGGCAAAACGCGCGAGCCATCCGCAGCCGAATGGGAGCCCTGCGCCGACGACTCCGCCCGAATCACGGCCGAACCTCGCATGCCGCAAGAACTCGTCCGACTTCTGTAGCAGGGTCAAGAGACAGCACTCAGCGTTACCGCTCCACAGAAGTTGAGCCAGAACCCGTTCTCGTGTACAGAACCACACGACTGAACTTCGGCGAGTGAGGGCCGCCCCGTATCCGGGCGCGCAGCGCTTTCGGCGAGGCCGCCGCTGCGACTGCCGTCGGCCGGCACGACATCGCCGCGACCGACGGCGGCGAGGCGGCGGGTGTGAGGCGGCGGGTGCGAGGGGCGCCGCCGTGCGAGGGCGCCCACGCGGGCTTAGCGTGGTGGTGGAGTGTTGTCCTCGTCTGGCAGGAGGCCTGCCATGGGGTACTCGCAGATGCGTTGGCGCAAGGCGTGTGTGGGTCTGGCGGCGGCCGCGATGCTGGTCCTCCCGGCGTCCGCGGGGAGCGCGTACGGCGGAGCCACCCTGGCACCGTCCCTCTCCGCGTCGTCCTCCACCGATACCGAGTTCCCCGAGCTCAGCCCGGCAGTCGCCGCGCGTCTGGACAAGGCGATCCGGCAGGTCATGCGCGAGGCCAAGGTGCCCGGTGTGATCGTCGCGCTGTCGGCTCCCGGCAAGGGCAGTTACATCCGGACCTTCGGCGTCGCCGACAAGGCTACCGGCGCGCCCATGGAGCCGGATCTGAACATGCGGATCGGCAGCGAGACCAAGACCTTCACCGTGACCGCCCTGCTCGAACTGGTCGACGAGGGCAAGGTGGGTCTGGACGATCCGATCGCGAAGTACATCGACGGAGTCCCCAACGGAGACCGGATCACCCTGCGCGACCTGGCGGAGATGCGCAGCGGGCTGTTCAACTACACCATGGACGAGGGCTTCTTCAAGGCGCTGACCTCCGACCCACGACGCCCCTTCACGCCGCAGGAGTTGCTGGACTTCTCCTTCAAGCACCCGGTGCAGTTCCAGCCCGGTGAGAAGTTCGACTACTGCAACACCAACCTGATCCTGCTGGGGCTGGTCGTGGAGAAGGCCGGCGGTATGCCGCTGCACGATTTCATTGAGCAGAACGTCGTGAAGCCGGCCGGGCTGCGCCACACCCTCTTCCCGACGGGCGCCGAGTTCCCCAGCCCGCACGCCCACGGCTACACCAACCAGACCGCCTCGGGCAAGGTCGAGGACTCCACGGACTGGAACCCCTCCTGGGGCTGGGCAGCCGGGGCGATGATCTCCGACCTGCAG includes:
- a CDS encoding alpha/beta hydrolase, which translates into the protein MHISAPIAGRRSCAAVVAAVVACSTVFIGPNPAVAGGTPTPSVPAPKLDWRPCLQGSPFDCATAKVPLDYRTPRGRTIELAVVKRKATGPGRRIGTLFFNPGGPGGPGTVQMPQNYESFPREVRERFDIVSWDPRGIGNSTAVNCFASPEEAAAWNASKPAGFPVGEQERKTYIAAYKDLGRRCQQRDPELLRHVSTADTARDLDQLRQAVGDPQLTYYGISYGTFLGATYANLFPGNVRAMVLDSDWDPQAWTNHGSNEAPRSTAMLRLGSDRAAAETLDQFLTLCGSTTTARCAFSAGSPKATRDKYHQLMKRLREHPVGEWTYARTVSDMVSGFYVVHPRWTDVAGGLQSLWQGRAPEPSPLPPAPAVPDPSPYLGEEQAGAVFCGDSPNPRDPAAYHVLEEASAARAGDTGRHWAWAAVVCADWPGVAANPYRGPWNKPTAHPILVVGTIYDPSTPYSGTKAMTRELADARLLTNSGHGHTALLNPSSCIQAHESRYLIDGTLPPAGTTCRQDMPPFPAPKPRGGVTTGGGGMADIIQGRRQLAALGTRWLDTSFVADHFQATSRDRCGREPSLNVSVSRK
- a CDS encoding serine hydrolase, translating into MGYSQMRWRKACVGLAAAAMLVLPASAGSAYGGATLAPSLSASSSTDTEFPELSPAVAARLDKAIRQVMREAKVPGVIVALSAPGKGSYIRTFGVADKATGAPMEPDLNMRIGSETKTFTVTALLELVDEGKVGLDDPIAKYIDGVPNGDRITLRDLAEMRSGLFNYTMDEGFFKALTSDPRRPFTPQELLDFSFKHPVQFQPGEKFDYCNTNLILLGLVVEKAGGMPLHDFIEQNVVKPAGLRHTLFPTGAEFPSPHAHGYTNQTASGKVEDSTDWNPSWGWAAGAMISDLQDLRSWARTLATGTLLTPETQAQRLKTEPTTIPGAHYGLGIFNVQGWIGHNGSLPGYESLTIYLPEAQATLVVLLNTDILHDQAEPSTLFGQAITRIVTPEHVFNLPVQASRPKS
- a CDS encoding amidase domain-containing protein, which encodes MRACTGLGCSAWSYEQEFTATAGPGPKAPETTSVTLTGASLDDATVAVGEQACTSGGCPAARDTRLPLGGGSGAERTAWLKPDLSKVPAGARVTRARLVLTPAECGTGTCAQRPVEMYQLHEPWAAPQNGTGLLSVLDDAPFTDAALPDGQDLAPVVQSWLEAGAGEGLALRLPSADRDSTVSYHSSRTPDAAKRPQLVIDYMAPAAPGAPQDLRTTAGDGGLLATWNAPLDLGSATDGAEYTVVVKKEDGSEAAKATTRDPHLVVSGLQNATAYRVAVSARTPHGTSPVITSEPKTTAAVPAGAAVYREIVQQYVDARGALLSNTHPTAAAAVAASSRGASFQDLLGAQAADLIGSREALSRHGQRYTDMATKLSDVLVGVDESGTVFLRAALDETAVLTAKDSTGEPEEGRREQRFTFSTNSGAPILHLEADAPAAETVLSASASASAENGLDVTDDAEGPISEVPEEPIELDADGFPVEEAAPVAATRVKRAAVSGSGTVKWASRNANTKWEYGQDCTNFVSKALYYGGGMKTRSGGRKHDRAWWQQYFLFGTVKNKSYTWAGAENFRRHMINYRGATYVKSVYAKPGDIVLFKWKKERGYNHVAIVERNRHGLQLLQHGNKNRTSLAAAILRYRNKPNYIERVIILRPRSRN
- a CDS encoding SMI1/KNR4 family protein, which encodes MTTTPDQPPDEATLDFLGAAFAPEWREPALGHEAVAAWESENKTTLPEPYRTFVAEISNGCSFGPAEDGGLQPLGWLPAGWPDLGPRHPGEPFPLEAAWPWEDDENVDPEEDPRIDAVYTQGSIVLGSEDGQSFWVLVTTGPRRGEVWMVSDVGAGPVPGDDAWGFEQWVQRWHSGDGWWD